DNA sequence from the Papio anubis isolate 15944 chromosome 7, Panubis1.0, whole genome shotgun sequence genome:
TCCAGGAGTTGCATTCTTTGAAGTTGTTCTATTGGAAATAATTTGTGTAGGCTCATGGAGTTAAATAAACgaggaaacttttttctttaattacacAAATCCTATTTTAACTAATACATATTCTTTAGCATTGTCTTAGAGAGATCAAGTTTAACCTAAGAACCTGGGTAGACCAGTAGAAACAATCCATCCCATGGAGGCTCTGGTTCATAGAGTTCAGATGTCTGATACCGGTGTTCCTGAAATTCTACCACAAAAATGATCAAGAGTTAGTCTGGCagattgtttattgatttttttgtccaTTGTCTAATTTGAGTCTTACCATGGGTAGCATTATCTCACAGGGAAGGTTAATAGatattagaaaaattatgttAATGTTACATAGCCTGAAGAAGCAGAGCTGTGAGTTGTTCTATCTTTAAATCCTGTGCTGTTTCTCCCAGCAAAGATAGCAAAAAGATCTTAAGTCCTAGACTTTGATTAATTTGATAAACTCCTCAGGAGGAGTCTAGATAAAGTTGAGTTGTCACCACTCAGGGTGAATACAGCAGCGGCCCAAACATCTTTGGGCATCCATGCTTGAACTCTTGAATACATCTGTGCAAGGATATAGAATGTAGTCCGTTGCTGCTCCAGTCAAAGGAATATATTTGAGAGGGTAAGTGTGAGCAGTAGATATGCAGTCTAAGATTTGGACAAGCATGAGCATGCATATAGATGAGAATCAAGAGATTAACATAGTAAGGAGGTTAGTGTTCTAAGATGACTCCTATCTAGGTGTCTGTCTCTCCTTCCAATCAGCATTTTCTCTGATAGCTAAGATGGATAATGATAATTATATATTCACTTAAAGTATGTTATGCAcataagtgctttatatgtaaTATCTATTTAATATGTACAACACTCTATATAAATGTACTATTCTTATCCACATTTTACACTTGAGAATACTGAGGCAAAGGGCagtgaagtaacttgcctaaagtcataAAGTTAGTAAATGGTGAAGCCGAAATTTGAACCTAGACAAGTTGGGGTTCCAGGCATCTTCTTTTTTACAACTTCTCTTCCCCACCTTCCATCGCAGCTACTTTCCTCCCGTGGCCATGATCTTTCTTTATGGCACCCCAATTAATTCAAGATCAATTGCTAACTTTTAAGCTTCACACACAAGACTCTGTAATCTAGGCTTGCCTTCTTTTCAGCCTCATCTTCTGTCACTTTTCTATGTGGATTCTGTGCTGAATCATACTCAACTTGCTGGCACTCCCCAAAGAGGATGGTGTGATGATTTTTACCTTCACATATTCTATTTGCTAGGCCTGCAAAATTCTTCCTGCCCTGTCTACTCTTTTGTGCCCACACCCTGCAATCCTCCTCCTCATCAGGTTAACTCTTAACTCATCTATCAGAATTCCACTCAGTGACAGCATTTGAAAAGGCAATCCTATCTCTCCTGGGCTTCCTTCTTGAGCCCTTTCTCAGAGAACTGTCACAGTGTACATGTGGACCTTCTCCACTTGATTGACAATACTTGCCAAATCAAATAATGACTGAATTAATGATCAGTATCCCATCACTTGTTATTACATCCCCACTGTAAATGTAATGTGAGAAGAGTTGGGCACAGACTCTATGCTGTGATGATCTTGCCAGTTGTAGCTATAGTCTTTGTCTCTAAAtagcatatataatttaaaaaaaacttttcatgaTTAGAAGAAAAAGAGTCTTTTGATTATTGTAGAAGGTTGAAGGCTTTCAAATGAGAAAGATATTTGGTGGCTTTGATGCCATCAGACCTAGGATATGCGTAGTAGTTAGGAAAATAAATCCTGAACTCCCATTGCCTAGATTCAAATACCAACTCTGCCAGTCACTAgctctatgaccttgggcaagttagttACTCTTtctgtacttcagtttcctcatttctgaAGTGGGAATAGGAGTGAGATACTACTTTATAAGATCATTATGGGCGTTAAATGAGCTATAATATGTAAAACATCTAGAATCAAAGTTGGTATATAGTAAGTACATTATAAGTGTTTTCTATTTACCTAAGCATTTTTTCAACCCTAATGATTTTGCCAACTGGTGATGACTGAGCACAATTTGGCTTTGTTGGTAAGGGGCACAAACTATTCAACGATTTTAGGAATGTGAAACATATTCTCCAATTGAAGGACTTTGCACGATAAGAAAGCAATTGTTTAAATTCAGTTCTTtttgtggtggcaagtgcctgtaatcccagctactcgggaggccgaggcagaagaatcacttgaacccgggaggtggaacttgtagtgggccaagattgcaccactgcactccagcctgggcgacagagtgagacttcctctccaaaaaataataataacaataaaataaaataaataataaattcagttCTTTTATGAGAaatttatctatgtatctatgtttctatgtatctatctacgtatgtatgtatgtatgtatctatctatctgtctgtctatctatctatctatctatctatctatctatctatctatctatctatctatgtctgTCTATCTAATCTTTCTATCTACCTATCATTTATTTAAGGATTTGTAAGTTAGGTGTGTTCTGGAATAAGAATACCACAATTATACCAGCCCTTTCACTAAAAATTATATTGGGCAATTTGCCTCTTTAATTTTTAGTGctctgctctgtaaaatggaaataataaaaattatgatattATTGTGAGGGTGGAATGAAGTAACATGCAAAGAGTTTAGCACATGATTCTGCACATGGTAaattgctcagtaaatgttagcaaCTATTAATGATATTTCTTTAATGGATATGGGCAGATATTATAGCTattatctcagaaataaaattatatatgtttttaatattttctagtaGTTACATTATATAGCtttcaaataataacaaaatagaccaAATTATAAATTGTGCTTACTGGAGAGATTCCACTTGATAGACTCAAATTAAAAGGAAACACCTCATAAATTCAAAACGTGTTCTATAGATCTCATTTGAATTCTGAAACAGTTTTGTGAGGTAAAAAATTTTATCATTCATCTTctatagatgagaaagctgagattCAGGGAAGATAAATAGATTTATCCAGAGTTATAAAGCTGATGAGGGCACTCAGACTTACACCATTCAGCTTCTGGGCAGTGCTCTTTCTGCTGTCCATGCAGAAAAGAGGTATTCTGAGTAAAGACGGAAAATAGCTtgtaattttcatatttcataaaagccatttttatttcaagaaacttTAGATCTTGTCTAATATTAATCTCCTTTAAgaattttttcctgattatttttaaccattatttTCTCTGTATGATGTAAGCATTCCtattatagtttataaaatgGCTTCAGacacttatttttaaactatcaTTTATAACATTATCTGTATGATAAATTTCATTCCTAATTTTTATCTATGATCACAAGGACAGAGAGTTATCTGGGTCTTTTTCAAGGCAAAGGGATTGAGCATGACAGGGACCTGCAAAGGGATTGAGGATGATAGGGAACTcaataacttttaaatgtttcaacTCTTCAGAGCAACatagaaaaaagtatttctctGTATAAGTTGATCACTTCTCATGTATTCCTTATTGGCAAGCAAAATGGAATTTTCAACCTGCAGATCAAGGTTTATGATTCAGACTTCCTCAATGTTGATTTATAAGCACCAaaaatgacttaatttttaattgaattgagACTTTCAATCTAATTGAGAAATTGGAATCTGAGTCTTCCTCTCTTGATTAAATAAAACGTTACTTTTCTATAGGTGAGTAGTATATATTATCTTTGAAGGATTCTGAAATTTTATACATCAGATCTTATACTCTGACTTCATGCTTTTATTTcacctcaaaaaattaattacttaattaaataaacaaagttTTCACTCCAAGGCAAATTTCTGACAAGAGAagttggaggtggggagagagagcacTGATTAGGGAAAAAcattaaattcaataaaaaaagTCTCAGATTCTCTAGGTTCTTGTATGGAGAAAAGGAACTATAAGACTAATTATGGAAGAAATTCAAATGTGAGTCAATAATGTGGAAATAAAgctaataacaagaaaaatattcatgaacTATGCTCAAGAAATATGAAGAACTTTCTCTACCATATTTAACATCGTGTAGGTATTTTCACAAGACTCTTACTGTTAGGCTTTACCATGCTTACGATGGTTTagagcatgtatttatttttgcagagaacAAGAGTCACTCCACCAGTCCTGCCTGGGGCCCCATGAAAGTGGCCAACAATGTCACTGAGTTTATATTCCTGGGACTTTCCCAAGATTCTGGAATGCAATTgatgttctttgttttatttctcctcttctaCGTTGTGATCATGGTGGGAAATTTGCTCATTTTGCTTATGGTCTTTTCTGACTCCCGACTGCACACACCCATGTATTTCTTCCTCAGTAACCTGTCTTTTGTGGATATTGCCTATTCCTCAGCCACAGCACCCAAGATGATTGCAGACTTTGTTTCTGAGAAAAAGACTATTTCTTACTGGGGCTGTATAACTCAGATGTTTACCTTCCACTTTTTTGGTTGTgctgagatttttgttttgacCGTCATGGCTTTTGATCGTTATGCTGCTATCTGCCAACCCCTCCGTTACACTGTCATCATGAGTGCTAATGCTTGTACTGTGCTGGCATCACTGTCCTGGTTGGGGGCCTTGGGTCATTCCTTTGTTCAGACCCTCCTGACCTTCCAGCTGCCCTTCTGTAATGCTCAGGTTATAGACCATTACTTTTGTGATGTCCACCCAGTCCTAAAACTTGCCTGTGCTGATACAACTCTGGTAAATATGTTGGTAGTTGCCAACAGTGGTCTCATCTCCCTGGGGTGTTTCCTCATTCTTTTGGCCTCCTACACAGTCATTCTGTTTAGTCTTCGAAAACAGTCTGCAGAGAGCCAACGTAAAGCTCTCTCTACCTGTGGATCTCATCTGACTGTAGTAACTTTCTTCTTTGTTCCATGTATCTTTATTTATCTCCGTCCATCCACTACTTTCCCATTGGATAAAGCTGTGTCTGTGTTCTATACTACCATCACACCAATGCTGAACCCACTCATCTATACGCTGCGGAATGAGGATGTAAAGAATGCCATGAGGCGGCTATGGAGTAGCAAGATCTCCTTGAAGGAAAAGCAGAGAGGATAGTTTGTCAGAATTGCAAAATCGGAGAATTGGTGGATACCTTCAATGATCcctaatttattaataattaaaaaaaattgttcctaAATGCAACTTTTATGTTTTGTCTAACAGGAAATAATTTAAGGCTATTTTAGACAGGCTAAACTTAAACCTTTCCATGCTTGGCAAGGTTTATCCTCTCTTACTTCTAGAGTAAAAGAGTTAACGCTGCTACTCAATAGCTCATTTAACCTCGTTAGATCCCTTCTATCCACATCAAACTCTCTTAAGCTACAAATCAATAATTTAGAACGGGGTTATAAGAGAAAGATATTCCTGGTCATATCTTCACACCAGATCATGTCTCTTCGAAAAAGAAGTCTAATTTACCAGAAGCTGCACTGTtgttccctccttctttccttccttccttcgttttctttttcttccttttctagtaTTTTCCTATAAATATTGCAAAATCTAGTTGGGGAAACAGATTTGCAAGGAGATAATTATAATGCAATACAACAAATGCAGACATAGAAATATATACTTCCTACAATCAATAAATTGCCTGAAGGATGGTTTCTgtacaggaaagaaaatataactttacATATTTTGAGGTGGGCAGCAATTTCTTTAAAGACCCTCTTGGAAAATTTGAATACTCTTCTACTACATTACTATAATACTATTTTTACTGAAAGAAATCTTACTCTTTTTCGGCAATAAATACACAGACTAGATTAAAGCAACTAAAATGAGTTGATATTTGTACTATTGAAATGACTAAGGAGATGTAATTCTGTTATAAATTTTTAGTTGAACTTGTCTTCAGttctttaaaagaacaaaatggaataaacacattttcttttttgtggtatTCTTAGTAAAGTTGAAAAACAGATAAGTATTCTCAGTATTCCGGGAAAGGCATTTTTCTCCTGAGAAATTTTCTTAGTTCTTATCTCATGACTCATATTGTTCAAGAATTCTGCcctgattatttttattcaacatttattttctatatgccTTAAGCAATcctgtatataatttataaaatatcacttacttttttctcttttttaatggatttttagcTGGTATCCACCACTTATGAAGAATATAAGTGATGTATATTCTTTTCTACTCTCCATGTATGGAACAGAGGGGCTTGCACAGTAGGTACTTGTCAGAATCTGTTGATTATAactctaatttctaatttttttccttagtaaTGGGGACCTGACATTATTTATGGTGGTCCAATTAAAATATTGCATTGACTTGCCTCAGATTCTTTTAAACTTCAATTCAATAATTTAGAATGACCTtataagaaaaagatattccttTTGAAGCCCAGTGTGGACAATCTGATATTAATAGTAGTTGGTTGGTGGCACTTTTGAAAAGTCTTTAAAATGGTTTGTCCACTCCAGCCGTCTCATACATAATCACCATGAACATTTTGATGATTAAAATTTCCTTATAGTTACTGCATTGCCTTATAGTTATTTTCATATTACTTTCCCTTTGCAAAAGGGTAATTCTATCCTTTTTTTAACTCCTGATTTTTTAAGATaaacaacaaacacacaaattatatttaaaatgatagaatACATTaggtttcctttttcctcctaagAGCGAAGtattataataacaataacaatgacaacaacaacacttgcagtgagaaaaaaatggctTAGACCCACAGGAACAAAACAGGACAGGAGTTAGATGCCAAGACATTTcaacaaaagtttggaaaatgtaagACAAAAAAGTAGTAACTGATTTGACAGCATCAGGAAGGCTAAGTCTAAATTACCAACAGAGGAATAGTGAGGAAAAGGGCAGAGATTCTCTTCCTGGAATCCCTATGATGATTGGGATGCCAGGATGCCAGGTCAGGGGGAGGTGAGGTTCAGGGCTGCTAATGAAGGTTAAGAGAAAGGAACAGTTCAATCTTCCATCCTCTCTTTCTGCTCCCAGATGCCATCGGTGGCATATGAGTCACAGACAGAATATTGGCACCTTTGCTTAAGAAAATGAATGTTAATGTCACATCTGCCTTTGGAGATCACAAATGAAAGGCTACCTTTCTACTGGAACCCTAACCAGAAGCCTAccaataaattaaacatttacataagggttttgaaaaaagaaaaaagtcagtctttaaaaaaacaaaaggcaactGGTAGAATTAGAGgtaattcagggaaaaaaaactttaaaaagctgTATCTTCTCatcagtgaaagaaaatatttgtaatctttaaataagaatatgatacattgaaaaaatatagaaaaaattatttttggaaagtaaataaaatcaaataaaaagaacaataaacaaaattaaaataaattagtatggCATTATAAGAAAACAAGTAGTCAAAGAAGTCATAAAAGTGCAGTCTCTatgaaagtagaataaaaatgtcaaagaaatagaaaataggaaagataaaaacaagaaacataaGGAGTCAAGTTAGGCGCAAACCATTCAACTCACACATATTCTAGGAGGACAAACAGAAGGATGgatttaaaagaaacaatgaaaatgaatttcttaGAACAGAAAAGCTTAATTTTCTCAATACGAAAGATTTACTGAATGCTCAgcacaagatttaaaaaaatcccaaggCACATTACTATGAAATTTTATCATCTTAATGAttgaaaatactgtaaaattattaagaaaaaaccACATAGCTCACAAATGAGCAGAAATTAAAATGGCATGAGTATGCTCTGTAGCAAACTCATCCTTAGGATACAGTGGAAAAGTTTGTCAAACTGATTTTCATCCTAGAATTCTATATAGAATAAATCTATCAGGAAGATAGAATAAAGCTTTAGTCATGCGAAAATTTATAAAGTTTACTTCacaagtattatttttttctgaaagtatgGGATAATGTGTCCCAGcaaaacaagaggaagaaatgagatcaataaattaatatatgcaaTGCAGGGTGgctaaagctatttttaaaaagatccaaatctcttttctttttcctttatctttcttcatGTGAGTCAGGTAATGTGCACATCATAAGGTTTGAGGGAGATACATCTCATGCAGGAGTGCAAAAACTCAGTCATCATGCTTATGAACCACAAAGGGATCAAAGGCACTCTTAAGATGACAGCTGTACAGTAGGCATAGGAGGCAACATAAATGGATGAAAGCAGAAGATGGAAGCCCCCCAGGTTCTTAAAACAGAAAGGAGAGGGTGAAAAtttatattatctaatatattGAAGCATCTTAGTTGTAAAGGTACAGTCAGTAGTTTGAAACAAGTTTATACACTCAAGGAAGGatacatttatagaaaattatatcatttaGAGTTCCAACAGGAAGTTAATGACACACTTAATATAGGataataaagagatttatttaaaGAGATGCTGTCTATGAGTTTATAGGCATAGAGTACCACACAGGCCAGTGCTATAATCAGAGGTAAGATGCGGTGGAGCTGTTTACACCATTGTGCCTGAAGGGACTGAGAGAGGGAGGAAATACAGAAACCCCAAAAAGAGAGATTTATGATAGCCATTTGAAAGGAGGAATGACCTTTAGTGGGAGGTCAACCAGCATGTGGCCACATGGTCTAGCTTATTCTCCTTCATACCCCTTTCCCAGTTTtactgaagtataattgacaaataagaattgtacatatttaagtgTGCAACTTGATGTTCtgaaatatgtatacactgtgaagTGATGATCACATTTAAGATAATTAACACATCCCTTACCTCACAGGGttacctttttgtgtgtgtggtgtcaaCCCTTAAGATCTACTCCCTTAGTACATTTCAGTTGTCCAATACAGTATTGCATTGTAATACAGACACCATGTTGTGCATTAACTCTCcattaaaagaaacaatgaaattcATTTTGCGTAACTGAGACTTTGTAATCTTTAATCGATATTTCCTCATTTCTGCCTTTCCTTTCCACCCcatggcaaccaccattccaccTCCAGTTTGagtattttagattccacatataagtgagatcatgcagtatttgtccttctgtatcttgctttttaaaggctgaataatattccgttgcATATATATACTACAATTTTTTCaggctttattgaggtatgatttacaaataaaatttgcatGTATTTAGGGCATATGCATACttatgaaatgattaccacaaccAAATTAATTAACATAGTCATGTTACATGATTACCATTTGTGtataatgtgtgtatgtatgtgtgttaacacttgaaatctacttttttttttttttgagacagagtctcgctctgttgcccaggctggagggcagtggcacaatctcggctcactgcaagctccacctcccgggttcacaccattctcctgcctcagcctcccaagtactgggactacaggcgcccaccaccatgcctggctaattttttttttttgtatttttagtagagacgggttttcaccatgttagccaggatggtctcgatctcctgacctcgtgatccacccgcctcagcctcccaaagtgctgggattacaggcgtgaaccaccgtgctcgGCAGagatctactttcttagcaaatttGAAGCTACTGTACATTGGGTCTCCAGTACTTACTCATCTTGCAGCTGAaggtttgtaccctttgaccaacatcttcttTTTCCTGGCATTTCCTAGCCCCTGCTAACCACCACTCTACTCTTCATTGCTAtgagtttgatttcttttttttattatactttaagttctagggtacatgtgcataacgtgcaggtgtatacttgtgccatgttaaaGATTCCACCTATACGCAATATCATGTAGTGTTTGTCGTTATGTGTCTGGCTTattgcacttagcataatgtcctctaggtttatccatgttgtggcaaatggcaggatttccttctttttaaggctgaataatccattgtgtgtatttgtaccacattttaaaaatctatgcatCTGTAGATGAACACTTaagttgtttctatatcttggctagTGTTATAATACTGCAGAGAATTCGAGAGTGCAGATATGTATTTAAGAtagtggttttatttcttttgcatgcatacccagaagtgggattgctgtatcatatgggaggtttattattatttttttgaggagcctACATACTGCCTTcaataatggttgtactaatttatatctCCACCAAAAGTTTACAAGGgctttgtattagtccgttctcacactgctaataaagacatatctgagactgggtaatttataaaggaaagaggtttaattgacctacatttcagcatggctgggaaggcctcaggaaacgtacagtcacagtcatggtggaagaggaagcaaacatgtctttcttcacgtggtggcaagagagagaagattGAGAACTGAGTAAAGGATAAAGCTCCATATGAAgtcatcagattttgtgagaacttactcgccatcacaagaatagcatgagaaaactgcccccacgattcaattacctttcagtgggtctctcccatgacatgtgaggactacgggaactacaattcaaggtgggatttgggtggggacacagccaaaccatatcaggtttCCTTTACGTCCTTGCCAACACATGTTATCATTGGATTTTTTGATAAAAGGCAATCTAACAGGTGGTAGGTGATATCTCAgtgaggttttgatttgccttgattatttctgattttgagcattttttccgtatacctgttggccatttgtgtgtcttcttgggaaaaatgtctattgagatcctttgcccattttatgaaatcatttttaaaatatcttttgcccatttagaaGCTTGTTTGTTTGCTATTTGGTTGtataagttctttatatattttgggtattaaCTCCTTATTGGATGTAtggtatacaaatattttctcccattctgtagatttccCTTTCATCAAACAAATAAAGATGAGACCAATGTCCAGGAACTTTTCCCCATGCTTCCTCCTAGGAGTTTATGGGGCCAGGTCCTATGTTAAGTCTACAATCCactttgaattaacttttgtgaCTGGAATAAGAGAAGCATGGAttctttgcatgtggatatccaatttcccaacatcatttatagAAGAGTCTGTCTTTTACATTGTatattcttggtgcctttgttgaaagAATTAGTTGACTGTATGTATGTGAGTTTATTTCCaagctttctattctgttttattggtctgtgtgtttttatgccagcaaCATCTGTTTTGATTATTACAGTTTTGTAATGGAGTTGAAATCAGGACGTTTAGTACCTCTAGCTTTGTAGTTACACTCAAGATTGCTTTAGCTTTTCATGCTCTTTTGTGGTTGCGTATgaatatcataattattttttctagtgcTGTGAAAAATGTTCATtccattttgatagggattgcattgaatctacagatcatTTTGAGTAGTATGGATtttttaacaatactaattcttTCAGTTCATGAATATGGGATATGTTTCACTTATTTCTTccacaatttatttcattaatgttttatacttttcagtgtacagataTTCTACctctttagttaaatttattcctaagtattttattgtttttgatgtgCTCAtaactttttcttgattttttctaTAGATCATTATTAGTGTAAAGAAATGCAACTGagtttttctgttgattttgttAGTCTGCAGAATTTctgaatttgcttattagttctaacagttttttagtGGAGTCTTCAGGATTCTTTCTacataggatcatgtcatctaaCAGAGACACTAACTTTTttatttggatgcattttatttcttttcctaattaCTTTGGTTATGActcccagtactatgttgaatggaagtgggGAGAGTGGTCTTGCTCTTGATCTTAGAGATAAACATTTCAATTTTTCAT
Encoded proteins:
- the LOC110743734 gene encoding olfactory receptor 4S2-like produces the protein MLKKYEELSLPYLTSCRYFHKTLTVRLYHAYDGLEHVFIFAENKSHSTSPAWGPMKVANNVTEFIFLGLSQDSGMQLMFFVLFLLFYVVIMVGNLLILLMVFSDSRLHTPMYFFLSNLSFVDIAYSSATAPKMIADFVSEKKTISYWGCITQMFTFHFFGCAEIFVLTVMAFDRYAAICQPLRYTVIMSANACTVLASLSWLGALGHSFVQTLLTFQLPFCNAQVIDHYFCDVHPVLKLACADTTLVNMLVVANSGLISLGCFLILLASYTVILFSLRKQSAESQRKALSTCGSHLTVVTFFFVPCIFIYLRPSTTFPLDKAVSVFYTTITPMLNPLIYTLRNEDVKNAMRRLWSSKISLKEKQRG